The proteins below are encoded in one region of Bremerella sp. P1:
- the pilO gene encoding type 4a pilus biogenesis protein PilO: MKLQLPKSSTPILLVCLGLLVTFVMLVYLPLSRSIAAAHDSLELKQSLVSQEGSLLAQIERHAQELEDVKNYTQSWEEVPNANFYLSQMLGEISQHAKQAGTDALRLEPGQATEMQAVQRIPVRLGCTGTFQEIHDLIGRIENLPYKIWLRRVELAPKSDQQRDLTCEMEFEAFIVSVKNSH; this comes from the coding sequence ATGAAGCTTCAACTACCCAAAAGCTCGACGCCAATCCTGCTGGTATGCCTTGGCCTGCTGGTAACCTTCGTGATGCTGGTTTACCTACCACTCAGCCGAAGCATCGCTGCCGCGCATGACTCGCTTGAACTCAAGCAGTCGCTCGTCAGCCAGGAAGGCTCTTTGCTAGCACAAATCGAACGGCATGCCCAAGAGTTGGAAGACGTAAAAAACTACACCCAGTCCTGGGAGGAAGTTCCCAATGCCAACTTCTATCTCAGCCAGATGCTGGGAGAGATATCACAGCATGCCAAGCAAGCCGGTACCGATGCACTACGCCTGGAGCCAGGCCAGGCAACCGAGATGCAAGCAGTGCAGCGCATCCCGGTGCGGCTCGGTTGCACTGGCACGTTTCAAGAGATTCATGACCTGATCGGCCGGATCGAGAACCTCCCGTATAAGATCTGGCTCCGCCGAGTCGAGCTAGCACCCAAGAGCGACCAACAGCGCGACCTTACCTGTGAGATGGAATTTGAGGCTTTTATCGTCTCGGTAAAGAATTCGCATTAG